The Pseudomonadota bacterium genomic interval TAATCTCCTCCTCCTTAATCTGGAGCTTAGCCTTGAGATCCTCAACCTCTTGCAGAATAGCGAAATGACGCTGCTCCAGCTTTGAGCTGCTATCGTTAAAACGCTCAAGCATCTCCTGCAGTCCTAGAGCGGACTGTGGGGGGATTGAGTTCTTAATCTGAGCTAAGCCAGAGTTTCTCACGGGGCCTCCGTTTGATTGGTGTCTTTTTTCCACTCAAACTGTTCGAGTGCCGCCTGCATTAAGATTAGCCAAGGGTCTGAGGGTGGGTGCTGCTTCTTTGCCTCTGTAAAGATCTCGCGTGCTGCAGAGATCTCTCCCTTTGAGAGCGCCACTTCTAGCAGCCCGTAATCACCCCAACTATCAATAAAGGCCTCCGGATAGTCGGACCTGCCCTTCTGTATCCAGAAACGGGCTCTATCATTCTGATGAGTTTCAAGCGCCAGAGAGGCCAGCATGCGTACGGTTGCTGAGGCTCTCTCATGGTCGGTTGGAATTGCTTTTAGATGTTGCTCAGCCTGTAAATATTTACCTAGCTTCGTCTCAACTATCCCAAGAGCAAAATGTATCTCGGCCTTATCGTTCGTAGTGGAATCGTTAAGCGCTGCGAGGAGTTTCTCTTGGGCGGCGCTGTAGGCGTTCATTCGAGAGAGGCTCTGACCCCAGAGCAGATAAGCCCTGCCACGTAACGGCGAGGACTCTGAAAGGTAAGAGATCGCCTTCTCGGCGAAAAGATTGGCGTTTGTGTAGTGCTCATCCTGGTATTCAATTATAGCTCGCGAGAGGGTCAGTCGCGCACGGGTATCGGTTGTTATCTGCATATCTCTTAGAACGGCGTCAAACCCATTAGAAGCCTGCTGATTAAGCCCCAGTGCCCAGGCGCTTTTTGCTGCAGCGATACGAGCATCTGTCGTCATTGATCGTTCCGGCAAAACCTCATAGAGCGTCACGGCTTTAAGGTGTTCGCCGCTAGCCGAAAGCTTTTGCAGATCGATCGGATGCTGCGCCAGGGCCGGAACAGCTGCAATGAATATGCTTAGTGTGCTAAATACCCACACTATTGAGCACCGAGATATTGATTTTATGTCTTTCAAAAGCTGCATGGAGATCCTCATTTACATCGTCATATCATCAGAGATGACGCTAACTTCGATCTTTGCCTCAAGCCCTTTCTTCTTAATCTTCTCAACTAGGGTCGTGCGATTAAGTCCAAGTAACTTCGCTGCCGCTTTTTTATTTCCCCCGGTCTGATTAAGGGCCGTAGAGATAAGCTTATTCTCGTAGTCATCAATCAGGGTGTTAAAATCAACGCCTCGTTGTGGTAGGGTAAAGTCAGCAAGTTGTATCTGAGTTGTTGCACTAACCTCTGAAAGGTAATCCGGTAGATGCTCCGGCTCAATCTGATCGCTGTCGCTCAAAATTGCGAGCCGCTCAATCATGTTTTCAAGCTCGCGCACATTGCCGGGCCACTGATAATTACTTAGTGCGTTTAACGTTGCTGGAGAGAGGCTCAGTTCTAGCCTGCCAAGTTCCTCTGCTTGCCTACGCAGGAAATAGTTGGCGAGGATCTCAACATCCCCCTCGCGCTCTCGTAACGGTGGTAGGGTGACAGGAACAACCTGCAGGCGATAATAAAGATCCTCGCGGAATCGCCCGGCCTTGACCTCTGCTGCGAGATCTTTATTGGTTGCAGCGACTACACGTACATCGATATCGATTGATTTTGTGCCGCCAACTGGATCGACCTTGCGCTCCTGCAGGACGCGCAGCAGCTTGACCTGCAGCTTAGGGCTCATCTCACCGACCTCATCTAGGAAGATCGTGCCTCCATCAGCGAGTTGAAAACGGCCAACCCTTGAGGCGATGGCGCCGGTAAAGGAGCCCTTTTCATGGCCGAATAGCTCGCTCTCAAGGATATCCTCCGGGATAGCCCCGCAGTTTACTGGAACTAGTCTGCCCGTACGTCCACTCAATGAATGAAAGGCGCGCGCGATAAGCTCCTTACCGGTTCCGCTCTCTCCTAGAATAAGAACGGTTGAACGGGTCTTAGCAACCTTCTCAACTACACCCAATATCTTTCGCATCTCTGGGCAAGCGGTCAGGATCCCGAAGGAGAGTTCGTTTAATCCTCTATTCGAGGACCTTGGGGTTGCCAATGCTGCTAGAGGATCTGTTGAAGCGCTGAGCGCTGCGTTGAAAACCATATATGAACCTTCCTTGTTCGATGTATGAAGTTGGGTCGATACATTCCGACTCAACTCACTCGCACTAACCTTCCCTGGAACCATCCGAACCTGAATGGTTCGAATAGCTGCTGTCACGGAATTGGCAATCTTCGTACCACTGCGAGCTACCCATGTTAGATTCTTGACTGTAGGAAACAGGCTCATCTCTTTTAGGGGGCCGAATCTCGGTGAAAACAGTGGGTTATCTATATAACCCAAAATTTTTTGACACACTGTCAACCGCGCCCTAAGGCTGCTGTATAATTTTGGTACAAAAAATATGTTCAGTTTTGTAGCAATTGTGCCGACAAGCACCGACAAGTGTTGCGCAGTAGAAAGCGTTGCGCATTAGAGAGAGCAGTAGAGGGAGTGCTGTAGCGAGATTAGTTGATGTTGGTTGGAGTATCAGAGATTAGAAGATCGCGTAGCGCCAGCCCCATCGACAATCTAAATGAGTCCCCACGCGATTCTATATGACCACAAGCGGACTGAATCACGGTTTTATAATAAAACTGCTTCTCGGTAAATTCGAACCCGGCGTGAAAGAGCACCGCCTGTCTCGTCTCAAATTGAACCATCATCTGCTCAACCGTTGGGAGCCATAGAAAGACTGAGCGTAGCTCGGCGGGTGTCATCCCCTGCGGATCAACGAGGATAGCGACAGGGCTCTCTCCTTCACGATCTGCAACCTCATCCCCTACCTCGGGATGCCAAAAGAGCCCTGCAACTTCAAGATCTTGTGCTAGGTAAATAAGCTGATTCTTAGGTAATTGATTCTTATTCACTGGAACCTTTCCTTGCCCTCATAGCGACATTCGTCAGATAACCCCAAAACCTTTAGGTAAGGGAGCTATTTAGCTCATGCTTTTTTGATGCTCGGGGCGAGATAGAGGACTCTCCATTTGTAAGCCAGTGATCTGGGTGCTTTTACTAGGTGGGATCGGGGGAGTTCTTAGTGCGAATGCCGAGCGGGGTTAGGTACCCGTTATTTTGAACACCAAATCTAAATAAAGCTACGGATTTGCTTTAGCCCATCGATCGCGGGCGAGCTTCATCGCCTCTGCTTTCTGCTCAGCGCTCATTTGCTTTTCAATGATCTTCAGGGAGCTCTTGGCCTGCTCGCTACCCTTCGCACCGGAGAGGTTAAGCCACATATGCGCCTGGACTAAGTCCTTTGGAACGCCCTCGCCATTAGCATAACTTACACCAAGGTGGTATTGGGCATAGGCCTCCCCCTGCTCAGCCTTGGTGCGCAATACAGAGGTTTCATCCTGAGCTAGCGCTGGAAGAACCACGACAAGACTAAACAGAATAAGCACAAAGAGGTTTTTCATGGCTCCTTTCTAGGGAAAAATGAGACTACGGCTTCGACTCCGCACATATAATAAGCAGCATGGCCAGCAGAGCCGCTACGCACGCAAGAACAATAAAGAGCTTAAAAAAGAGGATTATTAGGGTTCCCAGTACGAAACCAAGCAGGGCCGCCTTTTCGCCGTTTTGTTGCACGAATACACGGAGAGAGCTCCCCTGTTGGCCAAAGAATGCCCGCCACTCCTCCTTTGATTTTGAGCGTGAAAACCCTAGAATTCGGTCAAAAAACTTGCGCATATTCCGCTATATCTCCCGATGCTTTCAACTATCTTAGTAACTAGTACTATTCACAAAATCTGCTGTGCCCGATCAGGGAACGACCAATCGAATTTCCTATGAAACTTCGCCGTAATATCAATAGCTTGAATCGCTACATTAAACTACGGTGAGCAGTTACTCGATCTTATTTCTTTCCAATCTAGGGGGGCAACGGTATAGTTGGCTAACAACAGATTTATAACAAGGGTGGATAAGCTCCTTCCCCTGTTTTTTAGAGGTCGCATATGAACATAAAGAACCTACTCCTATTCTCAACTCTAGTTCTGGCAACTTCCCCGGCTTACGGAGCCGACATTGAAAAGGGCAAGACCCTCTTCGCTCAACGGTGCGCCATGTGTCACGGTGATAAGGGGGCCGGCGATGGGCCTATCGCCGCAACGATTCCCGAGGGACAGAAGCCACGCAATCTTACGACCGGAGTGAATAAGTATGCTACCGATGATGCAAAGCTTACCGAATTGCTAATGAAGGGTGGAGCTGAACTTGGCCTGAGCGTTATGATGCCAGCTCAGAGCGATTTAAAGGCTGCGGAGCTGGCTGATCTAGTTGCGTTTGTTAACTCCCTCAAAAAGTAGTCTTAATATTCGGGCAGCCTGTGCAGAAATATTCCTCTGAAAGTTCAGCCTATGGGGCGTTAGGCGCCTCCTCAGCAAAATCAGGGATATTAAAAGCCGTTGGAGAGTCAGGGCCTGCACGCTATTTTGCATCTCCAGTAGCCGATCCAGCAGGAGATCC includes:
- a CDS encoding tetratricopeptide repeat protein; this translates as MKDIKSISRCSIVWVFSTLSIFIAAVPALAQHPIDLQKLSASGEHLKAVTLYEVLPERSMTTDARIAAAKSAWALGLNQQASNGFDAVLRDMQITTDTRARLTLSRAIIEYQDEHYTNANLFAEKAISYLSESSPLRGRAYLLWGQSLSRMNAYSAAQEKLLAALNDSTTNDKAEIHFALGIVETKLGKYLQAEQHLKAIPTDHERASATVRMLASLALETHQNDRARFWIQKGRSDYPEAFIDSWGDYGLLEVALSKGEISAAREIFTEAKKQHPPSDPWLILMQAALEQFEWKKDTNQTEAP
- a CDS encoding sigma-54 dependent transcriptional regulator, whose amino-acid sequence is MVFNAALSASTDPLAALATPRSSNRGLNELSFGILTACPEMRKILGVVEKVAKTRSTVLILGESGTGKELIARAFHSLSGRTGRLVPVNCGAIPEDILESELFGHEKGSFTGAIASRVGRFQLADGGTIFLDEVGEMSPKLQVKLLRVLQERKVDPVGGTKSIDIDVRVVAATNKDLAAEVKAGRFREDLYYRLQVVPVTLPPLREREGDVEILANYFLRRQAEELGRLELSLSPATLNALSNYQWPGNVRELENMIERLAILSDSDQIEPEHLPDYLSEVSATTQIQLADFTLPQRGVDFNTLIDDYENKLISTALNQTGGNKKAAAKLLGLNRTTLVEKIKKKGLEAKIEVSVISDDMTM
- a CDS encoding cytochrome c: MNIKNLLLFSTLVLATSPAYGADIEKGKTLFAQRCAMCHGDKGAGDGPIAATIPEGQKPRNLTTGVNKYATDDAKLTELLMKGGAELGLSVMMPAQSDLKAAELADLVAFVNSLKK